One genomic window of Micropterus dolomieu isolate WLL.071019.BEF.003 ecotype Adirondacks unplaced genomic scaffold, ASM2129224v1 contig_14244, whole genome shotgun sequence includes the following:
- the LOC123966799 gene encoding lon protease homolog, mitochondrial-like: MPWGTNSEENLLLERAKDVLEEDHYGMDDVKKRILEFIAVSQLRGSTQGKILCFYGPPGVGKTSIARSIARALNRQYFRFSVGGMTDVAEIKGHRSGSLFCQFY, from the exons ATGCCCTGGGGTACCAACAGTGAAGAGAACTTATTATTGGAGAGAGCCAAAGATGTTCTGGAAGAGGACCATTACGGGATGGATGATGTTAAGAAACGCATATTG GAATTCATAGCGGTGAGCCAGCTGCGTGGTTCCACCCAGGGGAAGATCTTGTGTTTCTACGGTCCTCCAGGTGTAGGAAAGACCTCCATCGCCCGCTCCATAGCCAGAGCCCTCAACAGACAATACTTCAGGTTCAGCGTGGGAGGCATGACTGATGTGGCTGAGATTAAAGGACACAGGTCTGGAAGTTTATTCTGCCAATTTTACTGA